The stretch of DNA AATGATAAAGAAGCTAATCGAGAAATTGATCAAGTGATTGATCaagatattaataaaatggtAAACCAACAAGTTATCCAAAAAACGAATGAAccgaattataaaaaaaaaaattctacaAAGAGAGCAAATCCTATCAATTTAAAAACCTTAGAAGGATATTCAAATAACTATTATCGTAAGAGTAGTATTCATAACAAATATaagaatgaaaatttaaGTGATGAGGCTTACAGTAATGATAGTGCTCGTAAACAGAATAACAGCTATTCCCCATTATATAACAGTACACAACAAATGCTAAGGTCTACTACGAACGTTAATAGCAACCCAAGAAGAGTAAGCAGCATTCGTGAAAAttctttgaaaaaaataaatacacacAGAATGTACGAAAAAAATGGTGAACTACACAAGTACACAAAAAcgaatagaaaaattaaccATAAAAGTATTTCTAAGATAACATTTGATTCTAATTATGAATTAGATAGAGATTTAACAAAACAAGGAAGACAAAATAACGCATCCTTCGTCATTTCCTTCgatgaagaaaattttataaaaaataatctaactaggaaaaatattatgccCTATTATGAGTCTGTTCATCTAAATTCGGATTTTTCGTTCGAATCTAAGTACAATGAAAatttacgtaaaaaaaaaatttcgatCAAAGATATACATATTCCAGATGAgcgaattaaaaaaaaaatattagaatactactacaataataattatcgtaataataattataataatgacaGTAATAAGCATCAGATCAGCGCTATAAGTGATGTGAAAAAGTTGGATACAGaggagaaaaatgaaaagaaaaacccacgaaataaagagaaaaatgctttagcttataaaataaaaaaagcaaatagTAATTTACCGGGAAGTATAAGTTAtgatccaaaaaaaaaatttgtacaaGAACTGAGAAGAAAATTGTCagcgaaaaaaataaaaaggaagatACAAAGAAAAGGTatagaaaacaaaaatgaaataaatactaCCGATGTTGTACACAacacaacaacaacaacaacaacaaaataataagaagaaaTAGTCATATTGATCCCAAAAAGCTTACAAATgttattcaaaattttaaaaattttaaaaaaataagtgaaACCAATGTAAAAGCAGATAAGGTAAAACTACCCAAAAAAAATACGCACACACCAAATAAGGCTCTACCTATAATATTTCCTTATTCAGTAGATAGCTTTTACAATGTTATTAATAGTGAAGAAGATATTGATGAAAATATGTTCATGAGTAATAGCAAATGAAAAAACCAAATAGTCCGCGTAAAATATTGTATACCTGTGTCTGAATATACagaactaaaaaaaaaaataaataaaatacacaCAAGAAGCGGAGGTGCAGATTAACAACACGTCATTCCTTATTTAAACCTTTTActcatcctttttttttttttttttttttgttatacattttattgaCATACCCCTTGCAATATATTTAgcgtattttttaatttgcaattctgattataaaaatatttaagttttttgtttttttgttttgtcaACAATATACTAAGAAAAAATACGTTTCTTACGAAAGCACAATTATTTGAGATAAATTCCtaaaagtaatttttttttttttccttaataattttttatgaaagaaaaaaactgaaaatattaacaaacttataattatttaaaagttttactatattataaataacaaaattttttttattttttgtgtgAATTCTgaattttaaataagaacCGCACGAATATTACAACGTTGcaactatttaaaaattcggaaaaatgaaacgaaaaaaaaaaaaaaaaaaaaaaaattaaagtgaTACACACATAGAAGTCCTAGATAAACAAATAAGTTAAaacatagaaaaaaaaaagaaaaaaaaaaaaaaaggcatatCCGAATGCGCACGATCAAAATATATGGTTTCATTTTAAAGCGTTCAACAAAGAGGCTAAAAAGGATAACGTGTTTTTAACTGTAAAAAGAGGAACAACTTAATTTAActgaaaaataacaaaatgtttaataaatattaagagACGTggaaatataacaatataataatataataatagtataaccatattatatcataataacataataacaatataataatataataatagtataaccatattatatcataataacagaataataatataataacagaataataatataataacagaataataatataataacagaataataatataataacagaataataatataataccataataataatataataacataataataatataatagtaatgtAATAGTAAAATTACATGTCCATATAATTCCCATGCATACTATTTGCGCATAAAAttctaatttaatatatatggcaACATAATGATAGAATTTTTGTCAATGCTAATGTCTACATACAGATTTCCCTTATTTGATGGGATAGCCAagatttgtttatttttatttaaagttaataaaatattaggtgaatattttgttaactTTTCAGTTTGTTTAATAGTTTCAttagttatattattaatttttgattTATCTACTTTTATCAAATCTAAAATAACATCACTTTTTACCCATATagtgttcatattttttttttcagtctCATcggaatatttattatgcttatttttttcttctgaaAGATTTTCTTCACCTCCTAGACTATTCGtgattttttcattatttacataAGACGCAGGATGCGTATTTTCTCCTACGTTTTTGACCACCTTAGTATTATTTGTAGTCCCTTTTGATAAAGTGCTTTTTCTCTCTCCGATCAACTGATTCATATAACTTTCAAAATGAAAGAccctatttttattttcatatataggtgaaaaataatttttaataatttcctttctatatattttatttaacaaaaaagcaTCAACAtccttaaaaaaaggaacaaaattCAAGCAACCACTGTAGTTAAttctataataattttctactttattttttttatttttatctatttgAATTACTGTTATTCCTGCActgataatttttaattttattttggtaTAACATTCTAAAATATCTTTTGTATAATTActaacaaaattaatttttttaatattcgaattaattctttcattaatagataatttacaaaaattgcTATCATcctttaaatgaatatataaattacttttAATAGACAAGAATTCctcatttaaattaaaataattttttattctttctaATGTAtcatttatacaaaataacttttcataataatCTAAACTTACATATTCCTGTTGCTTTgtcaatttttcatttcccatatatatttgatcTTCTACTTTACATTTTGTTTGAACACTACCTTTTGGTTTTACATATCCATTTGCTGTTTTGTTATTCTCCTTCAAAATATCATACTGTTCTGTATATTCTACACTACTATCCATTTCATTTTtgctataattatttaatttctcTTCGCTCTTCCTGTTTATTAGGTTTATTATTACATCACCCTTGCTTGTCTCATGAGGTCTTCGTATTGGACAACTACTTATGATAAAATCACTATCGATCACATTGTAGTTTTTTTCAAAGTTATCATTTTCCTCCAAGTTGTCATTTTTTGTAACATTTCCATTTTCCTCATTGTTGTAATTTTTTGTGATATCTCCATCTCCTATTACTTGATAATTTCGGGTATCATTAATATTGTCTATCACTTTATAATTCTTCATAATAAGGTCATGGTTTACCACGTTGTAATTTTTCTCAATATGCTCATCGTCCATCACAGAGCCATCACTATTCACTGGAGAACAACTTTTCCGAAGACCATTTTGTATGACCTGTTCAggtgaattattttttatttcaagtATTTTCCTTTGTTCATTTTCTATTTCACGAGAAAAATTTTGCTTTATATTGTAGCCATTAAAAGAAAGATcaccatttttattttttttcttcttgttacttttcttgtattttctatttttgtaCTTTTTCCTCAATTCCCCTTTTTCGAGTTTATTTCTATTacttattacatttttatttacaatacacttattcatattttcccttttcgCTTTTTCTTTCCATTTGAGTTTAccacattttttaataacagcTATGAAAAACCCCCCTGCGTTATAATGATGTGGAAAAAAGCGCTTCACATATTTCAAGTTAATTAATTCGATGAATTCCTTCGGAGGAGTGAACATtccatt from Plasmodium malariae genome assembly, chromosome: 1 encodes:
- the PmUG01_01015700 gene encoding tRNA m5C-methyltransferase, putative, whose amino-acid sequence is MKGSTKEIPYYDNSVVLEKNEGFFNYYVNQNIIKKEEIDNFMEIINKELPITFRVLKNNKYSDYIHENIKKKLECICKDNYSIIKLNEEDHMYEIYITRSQIKKNENYKNLCSYLINLNESGYIFRQELVSMLPILFLKLKENFFVLDICAAPGSKTAQIVDYMHLINKKNVKNYLIKKFIQKNCSSINNLRENAGNQDSDSCCSDIRDSEGINSIEGSNGYNDDEYAYMCGNRSTKFSGRTPVEGNVKTNEHKNVKENDEGERNKTDTENIYKSYYTILDNNLYDEKLFEYILNVDNNLYNDYKKLISNNNPTGVVVANDANFKRCCMLFHRLKNIHSNCLVVTNNNAINFPYIYIKNGKENKVEKKFFDSVLCDVPCSGDGTLRKDRNIWLNWNPLNAYNLFQVQVNILKRSIELTKENGVIVYSTCSLNPIENEAVICEIFNSVENFNCLKLINFENELITKLNFKEGITQWRVLIDDIWFDTYQQFCDYLKNKESSKYKKIYDKIQNGMFTPPKEFIELINLKYVKRFFPHHYNAGGFFIAVIKKCGKLKWKEKAKRENMNKCIVNKNVISNRNKLEKGELRKKYKNRKYKKSNKKKKNKNGDLSFNGYNIKQNFSREIENEQRKILEIKNNSPEQVIQNGLRKSCSPVNSDGSVMDDEHIEKNYNVVNHDLIMKNYKVIDNINDTRNYQVIGDGDITKNYNNEENGNVTKNDNLEENDNFEKNYNVIDSDFIISSCPIRRPHETSKGDVIINLINRKSEEKLNNYSKNEMDSSVEYTEQYDILKENNKTANGYVKPKGSVQTKCKVEDQIYMGNEKLTKQQEYVSLDYYEKLFCINDTLERIKNYFNLNEEFLSIKSNLYIHLKDDSNFCKLSINERINSNIKKINFVSNYTKDILECYTKIKLKIISAGITVIQIDKNKKNKVENYYRINYSGCLNFVPFFKDVDAFLLNKIYRKEIIKNYFSPIYENKNRVFHFESYMNQLIGERKSTLSKGTTNNTKVVKNVGENTHPASYVNNEKITNSLGGEENLSEEKNKHNKYSDETEKKNMNTIWVKSDVILDLIKVDKSKINNITNETIKQTEKLTKYSPNILLTLNKNKQILAIPSNKGNLYVDISIDKNSIIMLPYILN